Within the Bacillus pumilus genome, the region AAACATACAAAAAGCATTCACTTTATGGCAAACGTGTAAGATACTCTAAAAAGTTAAAAGCACATGATGAAAACAACCAAGCAAAAATCGGAGACATCGTAAAGGTGATGGAAACTCGTCCTTTATCTGCGACTAAACGCTTTCGTCTAGTTGAAGTTGTCGAAGAAGCCGTTATTATCTAATAAAGTTCGGATTTCTTTTTCCGAAAGGAGGTAACATTAATGATTCAACAGGAGACTCGTTTAAAAGTAGCT harbors:
- the rpsQ gene encoding 30S ribosomal protein S17; protein product: MSERNQRKVYQGRVVSDKMDKTITVVVETYKKHSLYGKRVRYSKKLKAHDENNQAKIGDIVKVMETRPLSATKRFRLVEVVEEAVII